In Paenibacillus larvae subsp. larvae, the following proteins share a genomic window:
- a CDS encoding IS256 family transposase, with the protein MAQYQINVDSQLLHQLFLGNSQDAGVAKLLESVLNQVLQAQVSEQVEADRYERTENRKAYRNGSYPHGLHTRVGTITLSVPRIRGGKFTTELFSRYQRSEQALILAMMEMVVNGVSTRKVSQVTEELCGTEFSKSTVSDLCKRLDPIVTAWNNRSLADSLFPFVLVDAMYLKVREDGRVRSRGIMIAIGVNTEGYREVLGLMLGDTESEASWSEFFSSLKGRGLRGVDLITSDDHGGLVRAVRQQLQGVTWQRCQTHFTRNVLEASPKALKDEIHGRLRSILDAPDTGTARFLLKQTLAAYEDKAGKAMGVLESGFDDATAVLMLPERYRKRLRTTNSVERLNEEVRRRERVIRIFPNRESVIRLIGALLMEQDEKWAAGKKYLDMTEYMEWRKDRPKSDAKVTRIM; encoded by the coding sequence ATGGCTCAATACCAGATTAACGTAGATTCGCAGCTTTTGCATCAACTATTTTTGGGAAATTCTCAGGATGCGGGTGTAGCCAAGCTGCTCGAGTCTGTACTGAACCAAGTCTTACAAGCACAGGTGAGTGAACAAGTGGAAGCAGATCGTTATGAACGAACAGAGAATCGAAAAGCGTACCGGAATGGATCGTATCCACATGGGCTGCATACGCGGGTGGGAACCATTACACTAAGTGTTCCGCGCATCCGTGGCGGGAAGTTCACGACAGAGCTCTTTAGTCGTTACCAGAGAAGTGAACAAGCGTTAATCTTAGCGATGATGGAAATGGTCGTAAACGGCGTCTCTACGCGTAAAGTCTCGCAAGTAACCGAAGAACTCTGCGGAACCGAGTTTTCTAAATCCACTGTTTCAGACCTTTGTAAGCGGCTGGATCCCATCGTAACTGCTTGGAATAATCGAAGCCTGGCAGACAGCCTCTTTCCGTTTGTTCTCGTAGATGCGATGTATCTCAAGGTCCGTGAAGACGGTCGTGTACGCTCACGAGGCATCATGATTGCCATTGGTGTAAACACCGAGGGCTATCGTGAAGTCCTTGGCCTGATGCTGGGTGACACAGAATCTGAAGCAAGCTGGAGTGAGTTTTTCAGCTCTCTAAAAGGACGTGGATTACGAGGTGTGGATCTCATTACCTCCGACGATCATGGCGGCCTTGTACGCGCGGTACGGCAGCAGCTGCAAGGGGTAACATGGCAGCGATGCCAGACTCACTTCACGCGAAATGTATTAGAAGCCTCACCCAAAGCCTTGAAGGATGAGATCCATGGCCGTCTACGGTCGATTCTAGATGCTCCTGATACTGGAACGGCAAGGTTTTTATTAAAACAGACCTTAGCGGCTTATGAAGATAAGGCGGGTAAGGCGATGGGCGTGCTGGAAAGCGGATTTGACGATGCTACCGCCGTCTTAATGCTGCCAGAGCGTTACCGAAAACGGCTGCGCACGACAAATAGCGTTGAGCGTCTCAACGAAGAGGTTAGACGCCGGGAACGTGTCATTCGCATCTTCCCAAACCGTGAATCCGTGATTCGTCTTATTGGTGCTCTATTGATGGAACAGGATGAAAAATGGGCAGCCGGCAAGAAATATCTCGACATGACCGAGTACATGGAATGGCGGAAGGATCGGCCAAAGTCCGATGCCAAAGTGACTCGCATTATGTAG
- a CDS encoding integrase core domain-containing protein: protein MSIIDVFDRVIITYHHGLSCEARDLVQITQEALMKRQLFDKANKPVIRSDNGPQFISHRFAQACERFKIVHERIPPKTPNKNAHIESFHAILEIECYQRHEFESYKQAYEIVSGFIHNYNHNRIHGSIYDMSPYEYMDAVRKKAVDSKTIKV from the coding sequence ATGAGCATCATAGATGTGTTTGATCGAGTGATTATCACGTATCACCATGGATTGTCCTGCGAGGCCAGGGATCTTGTTCAAATTACACAAGAGGCACTGATGAAGCGCCAGCTCTTTGACAAAGCAAATAAACCAGTAATCCGCTCAGACAATGGACCGCAATTCATCAGCCATCGATTTGCACAGGCCTGTGAGCGCTTCAAAATTGTCCACGAACGTATACCGCCGAAGACTCCTAACAAGAATGCTCATATCGAGTCTTTTCATGCCATTCTAGAGATAGAGTGTTATCAGCGTCACGAATTTGAAAGTTATAAGCAGGCGTATGAAATCGTTAGCGGCTTTATTCATAACTACAACCACAACCGCATCCACGGTAGCATCTACGACATGTCGCCTTACGAATACATGGATGCGGTCAGGAAAAAAGCTGTGGATTCAAAGACAATAAAGGTGTAA
- a CDS encoding putative mucin/carbohydrate-binding domain-containing protein: MPFIDTPYGDQNAEVEYNIEGKQIPLPIYQPCGNEMEFFQQWDNEQAGFALVQGPSFQLLVPKKDKEFLRNLKDFKSIDELIQYYEEIFHLYNDMIGLEDTDTGTNRMSKNRYFLKADVNGCGGACYYDWCTVNSEDTVDMWLKKNNWGPLHEIGHGYQAAFDDKGMYTGEVSNNLFGVQHQYSKNGKDADKIGWLFNYGKKESVEKNLYQAIIKEGKGYTEVDDLRFQLILLTMLKQKAGNEAFTHLYREYRKLANQEGFDANKYPLPDLMNRYYGETSGYDFTPVLQKWKLYTDRIQAEINRSKGYKATASLADIVSESQLSNARKLVDKDILINSNFEMVDNQQIAPLGLKGSVKIQLNIDDINQLKGQDLLLKEGSKVVKRIAITGKELTVQDVPNGVYTIEIPTGREARYSVDKHYLYIKEKENHLTLKIERIQHSDLVNSAIQFLGIGDKQFAELRTNLNQQQAVFHVTDKDPHYRFENEKYAGIQVFDENKKVIFDKEIEGTNVPTGQEIIPLKEGYTIKIFHA; encoded by the coding sequence GTGCCATTTATTGATACACCTTATGGGGACCAAAATGCTGAAGTGGAATATAATATTGAAGGAAAACAAATTCCATTACCTATTTATCAACCATGTGGCAATGAAATGGAATTTTTCCAACAATGGGATAATGAACAAGCTGGCTTTGCTCTAGTACAGGGTCCAAGTTTTCAGTTGCTAGTACCAAAAAAAGATAAAGAATTTCTTCGAAATCTGAAAGATTTTAAATCTATCGATGAATTAATTCAATATTACGAAGAAATTTTTCATTTATATAATGATATGATTGGTTTAGAAGACACAGATACCGGAACAAATCGGATGAGCAAAAATAGATATTTCTTAAAGGCGGATGTTAATGGATGTGGAGGAGCTTGTTACTACGATTGGTGTACAGTTAATAGCGAAGATACCGTTGATATGTGGCTCAAAAAAAATAATTGGGGACCCCTTCATGAAATAGGCCATGGCTATCAAGCAGCGTTTGACGATAAAGGGATGTATACTGGAGAAGTTTCAAATAATCTTTTTGGAGTTCAACATCAGTATAGTAAAAATGGAAAAGATGCGGATAAAATAGGCTGGCTATTTAATTATGGGAAAAAAGAAAGTGTGGAAAAGAATTTATATCAAGCCATTATAAAAGAAGGAAAAGGCTATACAGAGGTAGATGATCTTCGTTTCCAACTTATTCTATTAACAATGTTAAAACAAAAAGCTGGGAATGAAGCCTTTACCCACTTATATCGAGAATATCGTAAATTAGCGAATCAGGAAGGCTTTGATGCTAATAAATATCCACTTCCAGATTTAATGAATCGCTATTATGGGGAAACAAGTGGCTATGATTTTACGCCTGTTCTGCAAAAATGGAAACTTTATACAGATAGAATACAGGCAGAAATTAATCGTTCAAAAGGCTACAAAGCCACAGCTTCCCTTGCGGATATCGTCTCAGAATCCCAATTATCGAATGCAAGGAAACTTGTAGATAAAGACATTTTAATTAATTCTAACTTTGAAATGGTAGATAATCAGCAAATTGCTCCTTTAGGATTAAAAGGATCGGTAAAGATTCAATTAAATATTGATGATATCAACCAATTGAAGGGACAAGATTTATTATTAAAAGAAGGAAGTAAAGTTGTAAAAAGGATAGCGATTACTGGAAAAGAGCTAACGGTTCAAGATGTTCCAAATGGCGTGTACACTATTGAGATTCCAACTGGAAGAGAAGCAAGATATAGTGTAGATAAGCATTATCTTTATATTAAAGAAAAAGAAAACCATCTAACTTTAAAAATTGAAAGAATTCAACATAGTGATTTAGTTAATTCAGCAATTCAATTTTTAGGTATAGGTGATAAACAATTCGCTGAATTAAGGACAAATTTAAATCAGCAGCAAGCTGTATTTCATGTAACCGATAAAGATCCGCATTATAGATTTGAGAATGAGAAATATGCGGGAATTCAAGTGTTCGATGAAAATAAAAAAGTCATTTTTGATAAAGAAATCGAAGGAACAAATGTTCCTACTGGTCAAGAGATTATCCCTTTAAAGGAAGGATATACGATCAAAATCTTTCATGCGTAA
- a CDS encoding putative mucin/carbohydrate-binding domain-containing protein, with translation MTRYGLKNVGSFIQFLGYNDKQFAEFKTDLNQQQAVFHVIDKDPHYRFENEKYAAIQVFDENKKVIFDKEIEGKNVPTGQESIPLKEGYTIKIFHAETENRLKSHDSNLINPKSNENTFIVTKYGLINALFINQSIRFLGYNDKQFAELKTHLDQQKVVLQVTDKNPHERFENEKYAGIQVLDENKKIIFDKEIQGTDVPTGQESIPLKEGYTIKIYHAETKNRLKNDSDLINPKSNENMLIVTKYGLINPSTSFINQSIQFLGYNDEQFAELKTHLNEQKAVFQVTSKDPHWKFENEKYAGIQVFDENKKVIFDKEIEGKNVPTGQESIPLKEGYTIKIFHAETENRLKSDDSIYINPKNNENTFIVTKYGLINTLFINQSIRFLGYNDEQFAELKTHLDQQKAVFYVTDKNPHWKFENEKYAAIQVFDENKKVIFDKEIEGKNVPTGQESIPLKEGYTIKIFHAETENRLKSDDSNLINPQSNENTFKVTKYGLENISLKNNAEDVLMKKIAEKDLMKKFAEKGLVGKVTEKDLMKKIDQAAERILANKEILESAVSEMKDQLWVAIQSLSNNNREIYLKKYQSIFK, from the coding sequence ATGACTAGATATGGGTTAAAAAATGTCGGTTCATTTATTCAATTTTTAGGTTATAATGATAAGCAATTCGCTGAATTTAAGACAGATTTAAATCAGCAGCAAGCTGTGTTTCATGTAATCGATAAAGATCCGCATTATAGATTTGAGAATGAAAAATATGCGGCAATTCAAGTGTTCGATGAAAATAAAAAAGTCATTTTTGATAAAGAAATTGAAGGGAAAAATGTTCCTACCGGTCAAGAGAGTATTCCTTTAAAAGAAGGTTATACGATCAAAATTTTTCATGCAGAAACGGAAAATCGCTTAAAAAGTCATGATTCAAACTTGATTAATCCAAAAAGTAACGAGAATACGTTTATCGTGACCAAATATGGATTAATTAACGCATTGTTTATTAATCAATCCATTCGATTTTTGGGTTATAACGATAAGCAATTCGCTGAGTTAAAGACACATTTAGATCAGCAGAAAGTTGTGCTTCAAGTAACTGATAAAAATCCGCATGAAAGATTTGAGAATGAAAAATATGCGGGAATTCAAGTGTTAGATGAAAATAAAAAAATCATTTTTGATAAAGAAATCCAAGGAACAGATGTTCCTACTGGACAGGAAAGTATTCCTTTAAAAGAAGGATATACGATCAAAATTTATCATGCGGAAACAAAAAATCGCTTAAAAAATGATTCTGACTTGATTAACCCGAAATCTAATGAAAATATGCTTATAGTGACTAAATATGGATTAATAAATCCATCAACATCATTTATTAATCAATCGATTCAATTTTTGGGTTATAACGATGAGCAATTCGCTGAGTTAAAGACACATTTAAATGAGCAGAAAGCTGTGTTTCAGGTAACTTCTAAAGATCCGCATTGGAAATTTGAGAATGAAAAATATGCGGGAATTCAAGTGTTCGATGAAAATAAAAAAGTCATTTTTGATAAAGAAATTGAAGGGAAAAATGTTCCTACTGGTCAAGAGAGTATTCCTTTAAAAGAAGGATACACAATTAAAATATTTCATGCAGAAACGGAAAATCGCTTAAAAAGTGATGATTCTATCTATATTAATCCAAAAAATAACGAGAATACTTTTATCGTAACCAAATATGGATTAATTAACACATTGTTTATTAATCAATCCATTCGATTTTTGGGTTATAACGATGAGCAATTCGCTGAGTTAAAGACACATTTAGATCAGCAGAAAGCTGTGTTTTATGTAACCGATAAAAATCCGCATTGGAAATTTGAGAATGAAAAATATGCGGCAATTCAAGTGTTCGATGAAAATAAAAAAGTCATTTTTGATAAAGAAATTGAAGGGAAAAATGTTCCTACCGGTCAAGAGAGTATTCCTTTAAAAGAAGGATACACAATTAAAATATTTCATGCAGAAACGGAAAATCGCTTAAAAAGTGATGATTCTAACTTAATTAACCCGCAAAGTAATGAGAATACATTTAAAGTGACCAAATATGGGTTAGAAAATATATCATTAAAAAACAATGCTGAAGATGTTTTGATGAAAAAAATTGCCGAAAAAGATTTGATGAAAAAATTTGCCGAAAAAGGGCTGGTGGGGAAAGTTACCGAAAAAGATTTAATGAAAAAAATTGATCAAGCAGCAGAAAGAATTCTAGCTAACAAAGAAATTCTAGAGTCTGCTGTATCTGAAATGAAAGATCAGCTTTGGGTTGCCATCCAATCATTATCTAATAACAATAGAGAAATCTACTTAAAAAAATACCAATCGATTTTTAAGTAA